The following DNA comes from Hordeum vulgare subsp. vulgare chromosome 3H, MorexV3_pseudomolecules_assembly, whole genome shotgun sequence.
AAGAACAAATACATGTTCAAGCCGTTGTCTATGCGGTTGAGCGGGTGGCCAGCCAGGTTTTTAAATAACATGATGGCAACATAATCTCCGCATTGTTGCAATACCTTCTTCAACATAGGTATAATGTCGGTCATATACAGAAAGTGCTGTAGAGGCCAAGCTCCGTAGAGCTCTGTTTTTGTCAGCGAAAATACTTTTCACACATCTCAAATGTTTTTTGAAAAATGTATACATGTAGAAATATATTGGTAGTATACATGTATACAATTGCAAGGacatatatattcatatgtgatGTACACAGAAAAGACAAATACACACATATTAAAATGGTTTTTTGTTTGTCCTATTTGTGCTAgaaatttatcttttttgtgtagCATGCAAATAATCAATTAGTTGACGAAACTTTATACATGCTTGAAGAATGTGAGTATGGGTTTGTAGAAACAAGATGGACATATATACTTTGAAACTTCTAAATATATTTTGATGTTTTTAATGAAAAACAAGCTCCACGGAGCCCATTCTTTGCAATGCCGTTCTCTGGTCATATATGACTACCGTTGCCGATAAGTTGGTTTTTTCATTATCTTTTGTCAGACAATTGACATTTGCTTGTGTGTCTTAGTTAAGTAAAGGCCGGAAATTGTTTATGGTTATTGGCTTAAAACAAGGTTGTTGCTATCATTCGCGTCGGCATAAAGTGGCAATCCCCATGTCTTCATGATCATTACTTGCACATTATGGCCATCGTCACCGGTGGGATCCTTGCCATCATCGCTCTTATTGTCGCCATCgctcttattttttctttttgaaatGCAGATTACTCGTTCTCTGCATCACAGGGTCCAAACAGTCTTATTATTAAACAAGAATCAAGTTCAAGTCACCGCTCTCCAAATGGTGAAACAAATAAAAGGAAAACACGATCACAACGGACGAACCCGAGATATATATAGCTCACCCCACGCAATCTATGAGTGACACGGCGTCGAAACAAATTGATTAAATCATGTGCAACCGACTCCAGCCGGCTACACCGAGTTGTCATAAGTGCTTGTGCGTCCACATATAGAATGAAGCCGTAACCCGGTACATAACCTACAAAAACTCTTTTATTTGAACTGCCAAGAACTTTGACCGGTCATTAAGTGAACAGTCTCCATCAAGACGATTCTTCAGAGTAGGTAGTATACATAATATCCGATGTCTAGGCATATATATATTTATCCCATTGAGGTCTTTGCCCTGCACAAGTCCTGCACACATGACTTCTCTCTGCTGTTGTCGTAGAGCCAATTGAAATTACTGAAAAAAGGTTTTATatgatgagatcttcctcttcttccatgCTACCAGCCATGGCAATCCTGGCTGTCATACTCATGTGCTGCTCCCTGCCATGCTCAGCTGCCATCCAAGGTAACATGTTCTACTAGGTTAACCATGCAGCAGTAATGTATGTATATATTCTGCCTGCGTATATATATACTGTGTTAACTTGTGATGTGCATGCAGTTCATACGGACGGAAATCGTCAGGGACAGAGCCCTCCATCGCCACAGGCAGCTCCACGCGAGGGTACCGCATGCCCTAACACTACGCCGCCGGAACCTGCAGCGCCGCACCGCAAGGCCCTGCTGCGGGCTGTTCCAGTGCCACCGATGTGATGAACTATCCTATGCGAGTCTCGGGAAGTTCATCGTTTCAGATGCAAGAAGGAGAGTTAAGTAGTGCCAGTGCCACCGAGAGATGTTGCTAGATTACAGAAAATTATGTATGGAGAGATGGCCGTATTATTGTGTATCCGTACATATAAAGAAAATCCTTCAATAAGATGGCTCTGTGCATCGTTTCTTAATGATTGTATCAGTGTTAAATAGCAAGCATCTATTGTCATGTAGGAGTACGTCGCATCTGAAAGAAATATAGTGGACAAGAGTGTTCTTTCTAAGCTCAACATTCCTCCGACTTCTCTGTGGTGCCGTTTACGAGAGATATCGATCCTAGAGGGTAGGAATCTATTTATTTACTTCACATCCAGATGATTATATTATTTCCACctgttttaaaaaaattgattttTTCATACATGCCGAATTTTtctaaataaatattttgttcttATACCAGTTACACATTTTTCAGGAACATTTGTACATTGAAACTTTTTAAATAAACAGTGAACATTTTGAAACACAGGTTTGAAATGATTTTTCAAATACATGCAAACAATTTTATGTGACATGACATATATTTTAAAGGGTATGAACAATTTTTTATACACTATCAACATTTTACTAAAGTTATGCTACCTAAAACATATGAAATTATTTAAAGGTCATAAAAGCTCAGTTGAATGGAAACAGTTTTTGTACATTTTCATGAAATTTTCAAAAAAGGATCATGAACGTGTTTTTAAAACATATGAAATTATTTAAATGTCATGAACATTGTTTCCTGTGGAAATTGCATGAACAGTTCTCATATTTAATGAACATATTTTTATGTGcggtcaacatttttggaaattgaaGTAAATTGATTTTAAATAGATGTAAACTTAGGATATTTTAAAGTATACATAGAATTAGAAGTACTACAAATCAAAAGATCTAGCGAATGAAGGAAATTAATTACTGCGACTGATCCCAATTAACTAACGCAGCCCCCCTACTATTTAAAATGGACATTGTATAGAGGCTGAGACGAACACACAAACATTTTTGCTTTTTGTTGTTAGTTTTTTAAAGAAGACACGCCCTTTTGCTAGTACATATAGTTGAAGAGGCCCTTATGCATTACTTTGGGCCAAGTGTGGTGCACAAGGGCTCTCGTTTGTAGTGACAATCTAGGTCGCACGCAAGCGCATGTCCGCACACCACATGTCATCTTGGTTTAATTCAGTCGGTCTGCTCCGCTTTGTGTACTGTAGGCAACGACAAGCCCTGAAAAACTGTTCTTGAATTTGACTGATGTCGATGATTTGAATTTTCTTTGTGAATTTGAACAAATGTTCATGATTTGCAAAACTGTTCACTAATTCAGAGATGTTCATATATTTTGAAATTGTTTGCAAATTCGGTAAGTTCTTCTAAATTTTGTATGTGTTGCATATTTGATAAATgttgaagattttttttaaagtattttaaaattcaataaatgtttaaaataaaataaaataattaatttaaaaaTATTCGTAAATTTAAAATTAaattcctaaaatagaaaaatttgggaatttttgaaaaatattcatgaatttaaGAAAAATGTTGATTTTAAAAAACGTGAGGAACTAGGCAAAATTTcacgaattttaaaaaatgttcaaaatcaTTAGAAGATGATACCCTAATTtgaaaataaataatatatttgtAAATGTTCACAAGTTAATAAAACAGTTAGAAGAGGAAGTAGATTAGAAAACAGGGGggaaaagagaaagaaataaaaaggaaggaaaaggaaatgaatagaaaaaaagaaaaaaagatagaaTAAACAGAATCGAAGAAAGGAAAGAAAGGCCAAACAGTTCCCAGAATCAAAGTTTTGAACCGGAGAGAAAACAACAAAAGCCTGGTAGACCACGCGCATGAGTTCTCAATGGTATCGTTATAAGCAATATATTATAATTCTGCTATCCCATGCTTTCTTTGTAAACGATCAAGTTTAGAATTTTGAAAGAAATATATCAACTGTGAGTGGATATTCAAAATATTGATGAAATTTACAAAGGATCGTCAATCTAAGAAAATGATCAGGCGTTTTAATAAAgttattttattttgattttaaaaaatgttcacaaactTTTAAAACTATTTTCAAGCACTTTCTTTAAAATTTTGTCAAACTATAGATATGACCAAGGAACTTATTTTTTTTAATGGAAATATCCACAAACTTTTAACATGGTTCTCCTTATGTTGTTATACTATGGATAAGTTTCACATTAAGCTAAAAACTACATCACAAGATGCTCTGAGAGCATTAATTAGGAAAATATTGTATTAATAATTATaataaaaattaggaaaatttcacAAAGGCTGTAAATCCTCCTTTGATCAGTTGTGTTGCGGTGATTTCTTTTGCATCATCATATTAGGATTAATCCATATATCCTAGGGCTAATTGAATAGCCGCAGTATGCACCATTAACAGAGGTGATCACGAAAAAAGGAGGATGCAACTAGGTCGAATTCGACTTCAACGGAAGGTAGAACACAGAAATTAATTTTGACTGTGAGAACATGCAACACAGTGGTTTCATAATATGTAAGCACATACGAAGGGACGGGCATATAATGTTCTAAAGTTGTGACATCGGTAGCAAGTCATCATAACCTTAACAGGAAACCCGATGGTCGGCTATGATTAACCCAAAAAAGCAGCCCTAGTAGTCATATAATCGACCTGAAACAACAGAACAGGCAAAAAAAAAACTTTTAAAAAGAAACTaactaagagcatggttaatagtatagccaactgctggctataagcagtcttatagccaACTTTACAGCTagattgtacaatagttagctataaaagagtactacttttatcatatattgcccatgtttcattctcacaaaacacctaggagcacgtgctagagctggctcttcacgaagagcccgcttcccttctctctcctcttctctttcatCCAActtagcaaaaatatagtattttagtcCTTAcaccctgctgactgtaccttattgtacttgctctaacagAACAAGCAGATCTCACATTTCCCGAGAAAAAAAGCAGTTGTCACATTCTTCGACTGCCTTAATTTGCACATGTCTGTTCATACACAAAACAAGGCGCACATGGCTGCCTTAGTAGTTGTACTCGGCTCACTTGACTAATCATATGGAACTGGAAACAGTTTGTAACATAAACAACGAAAAAAAAGGATGTATGAAGCCATCTCATTCGAAAATCCAAACTTGTCCACCTTACTTAATTAAGCAGAGGCGGTTGGCGCGGAGGCGGCAACGTCGGAGGCGGTGTCGGAGGCCCCTTCCTCGGCGGACATGGTTTTGACGATCTTGCCTTTTCCCTTGCCCCTGGGCCTGCCACCGCCGGCGCCGGCAGCAATGCCGGGTCCGAGCAGCTTGGGACACAAGAGAGGCGTGCTGATCTCCATGATGGAAACCACGAAGGGGCGGGCGGCGACGACCTTGACGAGCTTGGCGACACTGTCAGCGCCCGGCGAGCGCAGGTACATCTGGCCGTCCTTGTCCTTGGAGTAGTCGATGGTGCCCATGTTCTTGTCCGTGTTGGAGAGCATGGTCTCGAGCTTGGCGACGCTGGTCTTCATCTCGCCCAGCTGGATGGGGTCGAAGTACTTGATGAGCACATGGTGCTGGAGGATCGTCCGCAGCTTCTCGGCCGGCACCGACAAGAGGGGCTTCACGGACCTCTCGGGGACGACTAGCACCGACGCCGACTTGAGCCGGCTCACGTCCTCGGCCACCTTTGTCTGGGTCAGGAGCCTCAGGAAAGTTGCGTACTGGGGCTTGTTGGCGAGCATCTGCGCCACATCGATGGCGGCCAGCGACGCCGGggtcgcggcggcgaggaggaggaggagggcgagaAGGATCTTGGACGCCATCGTGGTTGATTATTGTTTGTATGACGGTGATGGTGGGAATGTATGGCTGATTATAAAGGCTGGGTTTGCTGCTATTTTTGCCCAAGAGGTTGTCTGCTCCAAACATTCTGCGGACGGCCTGGCATTGGTTCCGGGTAATTTCAGACCATGGTTTCTATTAATGGAAATTGGAGGAGAGGCCTATATGTATTGGATCCATCTCATATTTTGGCCACTTGATATCTATATATGTCGGTTCTCCGCCTTTACGTGTTTGTGTTTATTTATAGCTGTTACCAAAGAAGGGGTATGTGGACGTGGCGTTTTAATTTTGTACTTGCATTTCTACGACGTTTATCACTTCTACATCATCATGTTTTGGGGGGCCTTCATTACATATGTATTAGTGTTGTACTACATCATTCCAAAAAAGATTAGAATATATGGTACGGTTGTTTTTGTCCAAAATTAGAAGTCCTTATGTAAATTGATGTGCCAGCATGACGCAATTCACAGTACTGTTGTCCCACGACAATCGTTTTTTACTGCAACATGGCAATCTTTTTTTCTCCTAGCTAGCTTGGCAATTACTGAAAATAAGGGCAATTTTGTCTTATACAGCAATTTTATCTTCGTTATAGCATGACAATTCCAGCATGGCTATCAATGACCGTGTGGGAAACTTCTATGTCATATCATGACAATTTTCTCTGCTGCAACATTTGCCATATCACACTATCTATAACATGACTGACATGGAATTTTTTTCTATAAAGGGTGCTATGTTACTTCAAAGTTTAAGCATTACATCCGGACTCTGCATAACTAGAATGGACACAGCCCTAAACGGAGTCCATTCTGACAAACAGTATAAAAAACCGGTGAAATACAATTAAATGTCTCTATGACGCCTAAGCTGGAAGGGGACCAATCCTAAGATTATTCTGCCATTCATATTGGGTAAAAATATCCCTCGCCGCAGCCTTTAATCTTATACACACATCCGTAAACATGTCTCGAATCATGGTGACAGACATGGCAATTATCTACAAACAACATCGCAAACTCTGGCGTCGTTCGCTTGCAGCCTCCGAGAGCGAACGACGTTGCACGATCATTTGTTCCAGGGGTGCACCTTCTCTCATAATTAAAGACCTCTCTTTCACACTTCAGCTCTACCCTGACCAATGCACCAATCAGTTGTCCTCGAGCTGAAAATGATGCTGTGGTGCCGAACTACGGTGGACGACTGATGCACGCTGCATGACTTGACACTTGACTTCCCTGGTCTATGTATAAACGACGAAAGATGAAGATTTTTTGCATGACTATGGGCCACTGACGCTGTCCTCAAGCCAGCCGAATTTTCCAAGGTTGACGGAAGGCAGACTTTGACCGTACCACTACCCGTCCCCTGTAATATATAAGGCTAGTATGCAGCTAGGAAGGGTCATGGAgcgctcttctttttcttcttcttcttcttcctcctccatggcacgcggtgctgccctcctggctctcATCTGCTGCTGCTGGTTAGCAATAGCATGCTCGGCGGCAGCCCAAGGTAAATAATTCAGAGAGATTTTATGATTAACTAGCACTCGCTGCTCAGCTGCCCCATTAGGATGACGATTGATGATACATGCATGCAGTTGTTCCGGACGGACACCGTGAGCCAAGGACTCCGCCATCACCGCAGCCCGGGAACCAGAACCCGGCGCCGGTCGAGATTGCGCCGCCACCGCCGTCTACAGGGACATTGGCGCTTGCGCCTCACCGCAAGACCCTGCAGCAGGCTGTTTCGAGCGTTCCTCGTGTATGAAGCACTGTCACTCCGATATGTTCTTCTCTATTCATGTACGATTGGTGATCGTGCCAACTAAGGCAACAAACATAAGACCACGGAACGTGTAATCTTACGTTCTTGGTGACCAGGCTTGTTTGTTGGGCATGatccgctttatatataaagcaacaacCAATATGCCAATCGATACCAGGCTTTGTGcagctcttcatcttcttcttcttcttccatgacACGCTGTGTTGCCCTCCTGGCTCTCATCTGCTGTTCATTAGCATGCTCGGCGACGGCCCAAGGTAAATAAGTAAGAGATATTTTACGATTAACTACTACACGGAAGGGTGGCCGTCTGATTCTATCGGCAGTTAAGTTGTGACGATGAAACTAGTAAAGTATAAAGTTGTTTGTGCTTGCTAGTTTCATTATGTCAAGATGCCATATTTATTCATAATTTCTAAAAATATGGCagttaagttattttttatcagataagtaagtacttactaatatgataAGTAAGtacaacaaatgtggtaagtaaAAGCTGTTACATCTTTGGGAGAAAAAAAGATCCAACCAGGGCAACATCTTGCTTGTTACATCTTTTGTCTAGCTTTTTTGTAAGTAGATACATGTTCTTGTAAGGTAGCTAGGATGGAGATTTTGTATGTACCTGTGATGTTTTTGGTCCTTATTTATGTTAAGTCACGACATGTCTCAGTAGAGTGGAGAAATAAGAGATCACAGGATGGATGGAAATGGTTAGGACCGTGGGAAGTGCTTCGTAATCAGTTGTGGGCGCACCGTTTTTAGGCCGAGCTCTCATGGCTTTTGGTCTAGGAACAGACTGGCTTTAGTGAGTTGTCCCTTCCGTGCTCAAGGGGATGGAAGGTGACGTACGCAGTAGGGCCGCCGCACGGGAAGCACTGGGTGCGGCGCCGCTGCCTAGTGGCTTTCTTcgtttttttaatcttatttcaacttcaGACTTTTTGTGTCCTTAATATGCATTATTCAAAGAGGCCTCAtacattttcaaccctttctcacctcatttgctatttttcatgtattaaataatttttttattgagctaaatgaccctgaaatcgaaaagggctacaaatcatctcggaaaaggcatgtgctaaaaagttagaagggttacggcaaaacaggatgcacttcgtgtacaaactggactatctcattcgaagtatcacggtttcacatgacatttcatttttttaataaccTAAACATTaataaatttaatataatgataaaacacactaatataaAGTGAAAATAGATGCGTTTATAGAGAAAATTTAATCTAAATACAAAGTACGTCATTCACACCGCACAACGAGCACTTTGAatttttaggttgaattttctctataagaaCGCATACTTTAAGTTGGGAGCCGCtgaggggcttataaaccactagcAGCCtgcttcgcttggcgaggtgggactaaacttcctcgGACATGCTAGGaacatgcctttagtcccggttggtagcactaaccgggactaaatgtcccTTCCCGTCGTTTCACCTGGCaaaaatagacctttagtcccgattgatgtttccaaccgggactaaaggtctattcgTATATATACTCACCCAAATAATTATGTACTTTCAGTTTTGTGCTTCCTTCGATCTCTCGCCGCGCCGACGCCGTCTCGCCTCTCCCCGATGCCGGagctcgtcgccgcccccgacgccggccGACCGCGCCTCCCCATGCCGATCCCCGACgccgctgataacccacaagtataggggatcgcaaaagttttcgagggtagagtattcaacccaaatttattgattcgactcaaggggaagccaaagaatattctcaagtattagcagttgagttgtcaattcaaccacacctaaaagatttagtatctgcagcaaagtatcagtagcaaggtagtgtgatagctacagtagcaacagtaactagtagcagcaaagtaacaacagtagcagcaaagtaacatcagtagcaacagagtaacagtagcagcatcgacatcagtagcagcaaagacagcagtagcaacagagtaacgtagcaaggtctagtaggaaaagactcgtaggcattggatcggtgatggatgattatgccggatgctattcatcatgcaacagttataacacggagagataagtaactagctccagtttgtcaatgtaatgtgggcatgtattccgtatgtagtcatacgtgcttagggaaaagaacttgcatgacatctattgtccatccctcctgtggcagcggggtcataatggaaactacgggatattaaggttctccttttaataaagaaccggaccaatgcattaacacttggtgaatacatgaactcctcacactatggtcatctccgggagtggttccggctattgtcactctagagttgccgggtcataacacatagtaggtgactacaacttgcaagataggatcaagaacacacatatattggtgagaacataataggttcagatctgaaatcatgacactcgggccctagtaacaagcattaagcatagccaagtagtagcaacatcaatctcagaacatagtggatactagggatcaatccccgtcaaaactaactcgattacatgatagatctcatccaacccatcaccgtccagcaagcctacgataagattactcacgaatggtgaagaaccactagtggaaaacgggcctttggccgggaccctttagtcccggcctgcctctgggccgggactaaaggcccgaccacgtcgccccaattctcaatgcctccgtcgaggctttagtcccggcccgtaaggagcctttagtcccggttcgtgtcccaaaccgggactaaagggctacgcggtgggcagcccgcatgtgcgccacctttagtcccggttcgtgtctcaaaccgggactaaagtcctctacctatatatagcacagcctccctctcccctcttccttgcatttttcttagatggaggattgtgggtgggtgctagctctccactttttttgatgcactagaggtgtttgttgaaatgtgtgttagagcgatgccgctttagttcaccgaacacaactacgatatgagatgcctgagccacgcttaaacctcttcctctttatttctacttattctaaaaggttagcaactatatttcctcgtttagaccgtgcggtactaatttttaggatcgtgattgtatttgatatactgtcgtataacacagatgagccatccatggatgtacggtgatcgacgcacaaccgcttacagagaaggcgtgcattcttttcgagatgcagccgatgcgaacaagcatggtggtggctatatgttttgtccatgtgttgaatgtcggaatgagaaggattacacttcctcaagagtcattcagagccacctgcttcggtccggttttatgtcgggctataatgtttggaccaagcacggagaaagaggggttatgatggaagacgacgatgaagaagaagagaacgatgatgacaactaccgatctatgttccctgagtatgctgataccgcaatggaagacaatgaagaagaagatcaggatgaagaacgggaaccagatgagcccgctgatgatcttggtcgggtcatttctgatgcacggcgacgttgcgacacagaaaaggagaggttgcagttcgagcagatgttacaggaccacaactaattgttgtacccaacttgtgaagatggcgagAAGAagttgggtagcacactggaattgctgaagtggaaggcagagaccggtgtgactgactcgtcattcgaaaagttgctggtactgataaagaagatgcttccaagaaagaacgaattgcccgccagcacgtacgaagcaaagaagcttgtctgccctctaggattagatgtgcagaagatacatgcatgccctaatgactgcatcctctaccgcggtgagaagtatgagaatatggataaatgcacctgacgaagaatctctgcgtgaatattctaggcttcctgggcttgtatgggaagtcaaaagatacaccgaaagcacgggaggaccaggaacgtcataaaggaagagatggcatgcatccagggcagtttcaagggcgtgccagctacgctcttactaaggaagagaaggaaatcttctttgaagtccttttcagtatcaaggtcctgactggcttctcgtcgaatataaagggaatcgtaaatatgaaagacaaaaaattccaaaacctaaagtctcatgactgccacgtgcttatgacgcaattgcttccggttgcattgaggggaattctaccggaaaatgttcgcctagcaattgtgaaggtatgtgcattcctcaatgcaatttctcagaaggtaatcgatcgagaaagtctatcagggttacagattgatgtggtccaatgtctggtcagctttgagttgttgttcccgccatccttcttcaatataatgacacacctcctagttcacctagtcgaagagattagaattctcggtcctgtgtttctacacaatatgttccccttcgagaggttcttgggagtcttaaagaaatatgttcgtaaccgtgctaggccagaaggaagcatctccaagggctatggaacagaggaggtcattgagttttgtgtggactttcttcctgaccttaagccgattggtgttcctgaatctcggtatgagggtaggctgacaggaaaaggcacactaggaaggaaagcaaaagtatgtatggacgggcattctttctctcaagcacactacacagttctgcacaattccaccgtggtggctccgtatatcttgagacacaagaatattctacgctccgaaaacccggggaaggctgactcttggattaaaggggaacacgagaagactttcggcagtt
Coding sequences within:
- the LOC123439139 gene encoding uncharacterized protein LOC123439139 gives rise to the protein MASKILLALLLLLAAATPASLAAIDVAQMLANKPQYATFLRLLTQTKVAEDVSRLKSASVLVVPERSVKPLLSVPAEKLRTILQHHVLIKYFDPIQLGEMKTSVAKLETMLSNTDKNMGTIDYSKDKDGQMYLRSPGADSVAKLVKVVAARPFVVSIMEISTPLLCPKLLGPGIAAGAGGGRPRGKGKGKIVKTMSAEEGASDTASDVAASAPTASA